The following are encoded together in the Populus trichocarpa isolate Nisqually-1 chromosome 5, P.trichocarpa_v4.1, whole genome shotgun sequence genome:
- the LOC7464682 gene encoding uncharacterized protein LOC7464682, producing MGTLFFPLSLCCPPSLRLRSNQYSSSRTHLSKPISYPHISLITSRSNRFRGKTVVFGGNSSDIPNESQFLDENGAVDDMDGYLNYLSLEYDSVWDTKPSWCQPWTITLTGVLVIAGSWLILHSVVVTTIVLLLICTWWYIFLYSYPKVYADMIAERRKRVTNGVEDTFGMTKSQ from the exons ATGGGAACTCTCTTCTtccctctctccctctgttGCCCACCAAGTCTGAGACTGAGATCCAATCAGTACTCCTCTTCAAGAACCCATCTCTCAAAACCAATTTCATACCCTCATATCTCCTTAATCACTTCCAGGTCCAACAgatttagaggcaaaactgtAGTTTTTGGAGGGAATTCAAGTGACATCCCAAATGAGTCTCAGTTTCTAGATGAAAATGGAGCTGTTGATGACATGGATGGTTATCTCAACTATCTTTCCCTCGAGTATGACTCTGTTTGGGACACCAAGCCATCATG GTGTCAGCCGTGGACAATAACACTGACTGGAGTATTGGTCATTGCTGGTAGCTGGTTAATTTTGCACTCGGTCGTTGTTACAACAATCGTACTCTTATTAATATGCACCTGGTGGTACATTTTTCTGTATTCTTATCCTAAG GTGTATGCAGACATGATCGCCGAACGAAGAAAGAGGGTGACAAATGGTGTTGAAGATACATTTGGCATGACGAAGAGCCAATga
- the LOC7464683 gene encoding uncharacterized protein LOC7464683: MRDFPSCFGESGVQVADSSSSSTTKAAQNLVTCVYQCKLHGRSCLITVTWTKNLMGQGVGVAIDDSTSQCLCKVDIKPWLFSKRKGYKNLEVASDKVIIYWDLSNAKFGSGPEPLEGFYLAITFNQEMVLLLGDMAKEAYKKIESAPVHTNAIFIARREHIFGKKFYAAKAQFCDKGQMHDVTIECDTIDLKDPCLVIRIDSKMVMQVKRLKWKFRGNYTILVDGLPVEVFWDVHNWLFGNSMGNAVFMFQTCLPAEKLWKSQSSTLDPSVLTWSCLQKFRDCQLQGI; the protein is encoded by the exons ATGAGGGACTTTCCTTCTTGTTTTGGTGAAAGTGGCGTTCAAGTAGCTGATTCATCTTCTTCAAGTACAACAAAAGCTGCTCAAAATCTGGTCACTTGTGTCTATCAATGTAAATTACATGGCCGTTCTTGTTTAATTACTGTTACTTGGACCAAGAATCTCATGGGTCAAGGTGTTGGTGTTGCAATTGATGATTCAACAAGTCAGTGTCTTTGTAAGGTTGATATAAAGCCATGGTTGTTCTCTAAAAGAAAAGGGTACAAGAATTTAGAGGTAGCTTCTGATAAGGTTATTATATATTGGGACTTGTCCAATGCTAAATTTGGTTCTGGGCCAGAACCTTTGGAGGGTTTCTATTTGGCCATTACATTTAATCAAGAAATGGTGTTACTTCTTGGGGACATGGCGAAGGAAGCgtacaagaaaattgaaagtgCTCCAGTGCACACTAATGCAATTTTTATTGCTAGAAGAGAGCATATTTTTGGGAAGAAGTTTTATGCTGCAAAAGCTCAGTTCTGTGACAAGGGTCAGATGCATGATGTTACTATTGAATGTGATACAATTGATCTTAAGGATCCCTGTCTTGTGATCCGCATTGACAGTAAGATGGTAATGCAGGTTAAAAGACTGAAATGGAAGTTCCGCGGCAATTATACTATATTGGTGGATGGCCTCCCAGTTGAAGTGTTTTGGGATGTTCATAATTGGCTATTTGGAAATTCTATGGGTAATGCAGTTTTCATGTTCCAAACTTGCTTACCTGCAGAGAAATTATGGAAAAGCCAATCCAGTACTCTTGATCCCTCTGTACTGACCTGGTCGTGCTTGCAGAAATTCAGAGACTGCCAATTACAAG GGATTTAG
- the LOC7464684 gene encoding uncharacterized protein LOC7464684 codes for MGRPLSTVEIPDRRYIPDRQNSRYTPESDASPDHRRRRDRGSPSYQSYDDRHREIDRGRRRRSSSPDYSRSPRRRTTRRSPSPRQRQTLDHPLPKKFGKGRSFLDRNGRESDEESDEELKGLSFEERRRLKRQKMRKSMSYCIWNVSPSPPRGDNEEEFEEKADKIEEKHGEDEKKSDDSSGKEKEKGNNGKGRMESENSGSSESESDDSREKRRRGLSSKRRRRRNSDSESDVSESEPDSEEDRKRRKKSRKSISRRRNSSKSIGRRRKSTRKKSKYSDSDYSGSEESDDDRVKSKKRSRSSGSQSKGSKKKRTTETEGENLDSNEGSGSEKNEVNDDDDADKAETDVEALMFKEMIEAQKKPALDNEPEVGPMPLPRAEGHISYGGALRPGEGDAIAQYVQQGKRIPRRGEVGLSADEIQKFENLGYVMSGSRHQRMNAIRIRKENQVYSAEDKRALAMFNYEEKAKREHKVMADLQRLVQRHIGEDVGPSHDPFAAKASDDADA; via the coding sequence ATGGGCAGGCCATTGTCCACCGTTGAAATTCCTGATAGACGATACATTCCTGACCGCCAGAACAGCCGTTACACACCAGAATCTGACGCCTCCCCTGACCATCGCCGCCGCCGTGACCGTGGTAGTCCCTCTTATCAAAGCTACGACGATCGCCATCGCGAAATCGATCGCGGCAGACGCCGTCGGTCGAGCTCACCCGACTACTCTAGAAGCCCTAGAAgaagaacaacaagaagaagccCAAGCCCTAGGCAAAGGCAAACCCTAGATCATCCTCTCCCAAAAAAATTCGGCAAGGGCCGGTCTTTTCTTGATAGGAATGGAAGGGAATCGGATGAGGAATCGGATGAGGAATTGAAAGGATTGAGTTTTGAGGAGAGGAGGAGGCTGAAGAGGCAGAAGATGAGGAAGTCTATGAGTTATTGTATTTGGAATGTTTCGCCAAGTCCTCCGAGAGGGGATAATGAAGAGGAATTTGAGGAGAAAGCGGATAAGATTGAGGAGAAGCATGGAGAGGATGAAAAAAAGAGTGATGATTCTAgcggaaaagagaaggagaaaggaAATAATGGAAAGGGGAGAATGGAGTCAGAGAATTCTGGGAGTAGCGAGTCCGAGTCAGATGATTCGAGGGAGAAAAGAAGGAGGGGATTGAGTTCTAAACGTAGGAGGAGAAGGAACAGTGATAGTGAATCAGATGTTAGTGAGAGTGAACCCGACTCTGAAGAAGATCGGAAACGGAGAAAGAAGTCCCGGAAAAGTATTAGTAGGCGGAGAAACAGTAGTAAGAGCATTGGTAGAAGAAGAAAGAGTACAAGGAAGAAGAGTAAGTATAGTGATTCTGATTATAGTGGGAGTGAGGAGTCTGATGATGATCGTGTAAAGTCTAAGAAGAGGAGTCGCTCTTCCGGTTCGCAATCTAAGGGGAGCAAGAAGAAGAGAACCACTGAAACAGAGGGCGAGAATCTGGATTCCAATGAGGGTTCTGGTTCTGAGAAAAACGAagtaaatgatgatgatgatgctgaCAAGGCTGAAACTGATGTTGAGGCATTGATGTTTAAAGAAATGATTGAGGCACAAAAGAAACCCGCTCTGGATAATGAACCTGAGGTTGGGCCAATGCCCTTGCCTAGAGCTGAAGGGCATATTAGTTATGGTGGAGCTTTGAGGCCTGGTGAAGGTGATGCTATTGCTCAGTATGTGCAGCAAGGGAAACGTATTCCACGTAGAGGTGAAGTGGGTCTTTCTGCAGACGAGATTCAGAAATTTGAGAATCTTGGGTATGTGATGAGTGGTAGTAGGCATCAGAGGATGAATGCCATTCGTATCAGGAAAGAAAACCAAGTTTACAGTGCTGAGGATAAGCGGGCGCTGGCCATGTTTAACTATGAAGAGAAGGCGAAGCGTGAACACAAGGTCATGGCTGATTTGCAACGGCTGGTGCAGCGTCATATTGGGGAGGATGTTGGCCCTAGCCATGATCCATTTGCTGCAAAAGCATCCGATGATGCTGATGCTTAG